The following DNA comes from Corallococcus exiguus.
CGGCTCGGGTTCCGGCGGCTCCGGTTCCGGGGCGGCGGGCTCCGCGACGGGGATGCACTCGCCGGAGGCACAGCCTTCGGCGGAGCCCTCTTCCGGGAACATGCGCTCGTCCACGTCCTCGTCGCCGAGGGGCGGAGGTTCGAGCGGAGCCACGGGCTCCGGCTTGCGCATGTTGGTGATGCGCACGGTGGGCGTGGCGGGTTCGGGCGCGCGAGCCGCGGGCGTGGGCTCAGGGGCGGGAGCCGGGGGCTGGGCGCCGCCATTGCGGAGGAAGGAGAGGGGGCGAGCCGCGGACGGGGACAGGCCGTCCATGACGACGCCCGGGGCCGGAGGGGCCTCCATCGCGGGAGCCGCGCCGCCGCCATTGCGCAGGAAGGACAGCGGGCGCGCGGCGGACGGAGACAGGTCGTCCATCACCACCGGCGCGGGAGGCACGGCGGCGGGCGTGGGCGCGGGACCGCTCGCTCCACCGCCATTGCGAAGGAAGGAGAGGGGACGGGCCGCCGCGGGGGACAGGCCCTCCATCAGCGCGGCGGGTGGCGTCCGTGTTGCCACTGCGGACGCACCGGCCGGGGCTGGCTCACTGAGTGATGCAGGGTGCGCCGGAGCGCGTGTGTCGTCGAAGGGCCGGACGGTGGCCCCCGCATGAGTGGACGGGCCCTGCGCATCGAACGGACGCGGTGTTGCCCCCGCGTACGCGGACGGGCCCTGCGTGTCCGCCATGCGCGGCGGAGCCTCTGTCGACACGGATGCGGACGGAGGCACCGGACGCGACGAGGGCTCCGCGTGCACGGACGGACCCTGCGTTTCGAACGGACGCGGCGTTGCCCCCTCGTAGGCGGACGGGCCCTGTGTGTCCGCCATGCGCGGCGGGACGCCCGTCGACACGGATGCGGACGGAGGCACCGGACGCGACGGAGCTTCCGCATGCACGGACGGACTCTGCGCATCGAACGGACGCGGCATGGCGCCCGTCTGCGCGGAGGCACCTGGACCTTCGGCAGGACGCGCTGCCGCTACGGGCGCGGGCGCGCGGACTTCGGCCTGGACCTCAGACGCGAAAGTTCGCGGGACCGGGGCGACCTCCTGGCGCCCCGGTCGTGCTCTTCGCGGCGCCTTCCGCGCCAAGTCCCGCGGACAGCCGCTCCACGCGGGCCAGCAGGTCGGGAATCGAACCGGCCGGGGACAGCTGGATGGCCTTGAGCAGCGCCATCTCCAGCGCCAGCCGGGGCTGCGCCGCTCGCGACACGTCCCAGATGCAGCCGTGCACGATGTCGAACAGCCGCGACAGCTGCGCCGTGTCCGCTTCCTTCGCCAGCGCCAACAGCGCCTTCTGCTCGGACTCCGCCAGCTCCGCGGGCGCCTCACCCAGCGACTTCGTCACGAAGAGATGCCGCAGCTGAAGCGCCAGCTCCTCCGCCAGCCGCTTCAGGTCCAGGCCCCGGTTGAACACCTCGTCCACTCGGCCCAGCACGCGCTTCGCGTCCTTGCGGACCAGCGCCTCCGCGAAGTCCTGCACCACCGTGCGGTCGATGGCGCCCATCGCCTCCGCGACGGCCTCGTCCGTGGGGTTGGGACCGCACGACGCGAGAATCTGATCCAACAGGCTCAGCGCGTCGCGCATGCCGCCTTCGGACTGGCGCACCACCAGGGACAGCGACTGCTCGGAGATGCCCGCGCCTTCCGCCTGGCAGATCTCCTTCAGCCGCTGGAGCATCCGCGCCGCGGAGATGCGCCGGAAGTTGTGGCGCTGGCAGCGCGACAGGATGGTGTCCGGGAGCTTGTGCGCCTCCGTCGTCGCGAAGATGAACTTCACGTGACCGGGCGGCTCCTCCAGCGTCTTCAGGAGCGCGTTGAACGCCGCGCCGGAGAGCATGTGGACTTCGTCGATGATGTAGATCTTGTGGCGGTCGCGCTGCGGCAGGTACTTCGCGTTCTCGCGAATCTCGCGCACGTTCTCGACGCCGTTGTTGGACGCACCGTCGATCTCCGCCACGTCCACGCTGGTGCCGGCGGTGATTTCGGTGCACGCCCGGCAGGTGCCGCACGGGGTCGCCGTGGGGCCCTGCTCACAGTTGAGCGCCTTGGCGAGCAGGCGGGCGGCCGTCGTCTTGCCCACCCCTCGAGGACCGCAGAACAGGTACGCGTGCGCGACCCGGTCCATCTTGATGGCGTTCCCGATGGTCCGGACCACGTGCTCCTGGCCGGTCATGTCATCGAACTTCTGCGGGCGCCATTTGCGGGCGAGGACGAGGTAGCTCATGGGGACAACCATCTAAACACGGCGGGCAAAAGGATCCATGGAACGTCCATTCCGCCCGCCGTGAGACGCACCCCGTCTCAGCGTCCGAGCGCCTGTAGCACCACGTTGGCCGCGTTGTGGCCCGCCGCGCCGATGACACTTCCCGCCGGGTGGCAGCCCGCGCTGCAGAAGTAGAGCCCTTGCACCGGCGTCTCATAGGGCAGCCGGTCGGTGAACCCGCGCTTGTTGTCCACATGGTGGATGTGGCCGCGGGTGATGCCGAAGTGGGACTCAATCTTCGGCGGCGTGAGCGCGAAGTACTCCTGCACCAGGTCGCTGGTGCCGGGCGCGAAGCGGTCGCAGATGGACAAGAGGTGCTTCACGTAGCGCGCCTCCTCCTTCTCCCAGGTGGTGCCCTCCAGCTTCTCCGGCACCCACTCCACGAAGAGGGCGGAGTTGTGGTGCCCTTCCTCGTCCTTCAGGGTCGGGTCCACCGTGGTGTGCACGTACCACTCGATGGAGGGGAACTCCGCCAGCCGTCCGGCCTTCGCCTCCTTGTAGCCGTGCGCGAGCGCCCCCAGCACGTCGTCCTCCTGCGGCAGCAGGTGGATGGTGGGCCCGAACTGGCCCCGGTCCTCCGGCAGGCAGGTGAAGGTGGGCAGGGACTTGAGGCATAGGTTCACCTTGAGCGTGGTGCCCGGCGAGGACATCCCGTCCACCATGCTCCGGTACTCCTTGTTCAGCGCCTCCGAGTCCATCATCTTCATCGTGCGGAACGGGTCCGCGTTGGAGACCACGACCTTCGCGGACAGTTCCTCGCCGTTCTCCAGCACCACGCCCTTCACCACGCCGCTGTCCACGCGCACTGACGCCACCTTCGCGTTCGTGCGCAGCTGGGCGCCGTGCTTGCGCGCCAGCGCCGCGATGCGCTGAGTGACGGTGCCCATGCCGCCTTCGACAATCATCCACGTGCCTCCGCTGCCCGGCAGCCGGCAGAGGTTGTGCACCAGCAGGTTCATGCCCGTGCCCGGCGTGTCGTAGCCACCGTCCAGGCCGGAGAACGCGTCGGTGACGGCGTACATCGCCTTCACGAAGTCGGACTTGTAGCCGAAGCGCTCCAGGTACTCGCGTGCCGTGCCTCGGCACAGATGGATGAAGTGCTGGCGCAGGGCCGGGCGCACGTAGCGCTCCGCCGTCTCCTCCAGCGACACGGGCGGCAGGAGCCACGCGGGCGCCAGGTCCTCGCGCAACGCCGCCAGCTCCGTGTTCATGGCGACGTGGGCGTTCCAGTCCGCCTCGGAGAAGAACTCGCGGAACTGCCGCTCCAGCTCCCGCTCATCCGAGCCGAAGAGCAGGTAGCGCTTGTCCATGGTGGGCAGGAAGTAGTGCGGGTCGCGGCGCTTGAGGGGCAGCTCCAACTGGAGCTCCTGCAGCAGCTCCGGCGGCATCAGCCCCAGGAGGTACGCGCCGGTGGAGACGCCCAGCTTCGGCGCCGTGCGGAACGGGTATTCCGTCTTGCACGCACCGCCCACCTGGTCCTTCTCTTCCAGCACGGTGACCGACAGGCCCCGGCGCGCGAGCATCGCCGCCGCGACAAGTCCGTTGTGGCCCGCACCCACCACGATGACGTCTGGCATGGTCTTCCTCCTTGGGGAAAAGGCCGTTCCTAGCCGAGCCGCGGCCTCCTCGACAAACACCGTGCGTCTTGCGCAGGACGCCAGGGCCGGAAAGAGTCGCGCCAGCCACGTGAACGCCCCCAACTCCGATGCGCCCCCGGCCCCCGTCCTCCCTCAAGCTCCGGTTGAACCCCCGACGCCCGTCGTCCAGACGGGTCTGCCCGCGGGCTTGCGCGTGTTGGGGCTCCTCGCGGTGGCGCTGGTGCCGTGCGCCCTCGCGGTGAGCGAACTGGGGCGCATCCACCCGGACGAGGTCTTCCAGGCGCTGGAGCCCGCGTACTGGCGCGTGCACGGCTACGGCGTGCTGGCCTGGGAGTGGCGCGAGGGCCTGCGCAACTGGGCTGTCCCCGGCGTGCTGGCCGCCTTCCTCAAGGTGGCGCACGGGTTCGGCGTCACCGATCCGCGCGTCTACCGGGGCGTGGTGGCGCTGCCCCAATTCGCCCTGCACGCCTGGAGCCTGTGGGCCGTCTACCGCTTCGCGGAGCGCAGGGCGGGCCCGTGGGGTGGAGCGCTCGCGGTGCTGCTCGTGGGGCTGAGCGCGCCAGTGCTCCTCTTCGCCGGACGCACCCTGTCCGAGTCCTTCTCCGCGTCCTTCCTCCTCGTGGCCATGGAGGCCCTGGACCGGCCGGACACCGGCGCGGACGCACGCGTGCGCCGGGCGGGACTCCTGGGTGGCATGGCCCTGGGGCTCGCCGTGGTGACGCGCTACCCGTCCGCCCTCTTCGTGGTCGCCGCGCTCCTGTGGCTGGCCGTCGCCCGGAGGTGGCGCCTGCTCGCCTTCACCTGCGTGGGGGGCGCGGCGGTGGCGGTGGGCCTGGGCCTGCTCGACTGGGGCACCTGGGGCACGCCCTTCCACTCGTTCCGGGCCTACGTGGACTACAACCTCCTCTCCGGGAAGGCCGCCGCCGCGTTCGGCGCCTCACCGCCGGACTTCTACTGGGGGCCGCTGCTCCAGGCCGTGCCCCTTTGGGCCTGGGCCGCCGTACCCTTGTCGCTGGCCCCCCTGGTGCGCTTTCGCGCGCTGTCCCTGCCGCTCACCTGCGCGGCCGTCTACACCGCCGTCCTCCTGGCCACGCCCCACAAGGAGGAGCGCTTCCTCTACCCGGGGCTGGCGGTGGCGCTGCTCGCGGCCGCGTCCCAGCTGGCCGCGTACTTCTCCACGCTCTCCCGGCAGGGCCTGAGGAATGGGGCGGCGGTGCTCGCGCTGGCCCTGGGCTTCGTGCATGGCCGCGGCTTCCCGTCCAACGACCTGCG
Coding sequences within:
- a CDS encoding glycosyltransferase family 39 protein, with the translated sequence MNAPNSDAPPAPVLPQAPVEPPTPVVQTGLPAGLRVLGLLAVALVPCALAVSELGRIHPDEVFQALEPAYWRVHGYGVLAWEWREGLRNWAVPGVLAAFLKVAHGFGVTDPRVYRGVVALPQFALHAWSLWAVYRFAERRAGPWGGALAVLLVGLSAPVLLFAGRTLSESFSASFLLVAMEALDRPDTGADARVRRAGLLGGMALGLAVVTRYPSALFVVAALLWLAVARRWRLLAFTCVGGAAVAVGLGLLDWGTWGTPFHSFRAYVDYNLLSGKAAAAFGASPPDFYWGPLLQAVPLWAWAAVPLSLAPLVRFRALSLPLTCAAVYTAVLLATPHKEERFLYPGLAVALLAAASQLAAYFSTLSRQGLRNGAAVLALALGFVHGRGFPSNDLRADQFRAIARATRGDATGLLIVNEGLWGSGGFFYIGKNIPWRTCDWPRDAAFQASIRDRAFNRAVTFEGRALPELQAAGFRVVREVGRETILVRD
- a CDS encoding DNA polymerase III subunit gamma/tau, translated to MPRPFDAQSPSVHAEAPSRPVPPSASVSTGVPPRMADTQGPSAYEGATPRPFETQGPSVHAEPSSRPVPPSASVSTEAPPRMADTQGPSAYAGATPRPFDAQGPSTHAGATVRPFDDTRAPAHPASLSEPAPAGASAVATRTPPAALMEGLSPAAARPLSFLRNGGGASGPAPTPAAVPPAPVVMDDLSPSAARPLSFLRNGGGAAPAMEAPPAPGVVMDGLSPSAARPLSFLRNGGAQPPAPAPEPTPAARAPEPATPTVRITNMRKPEPVAPLEPPPLGDEDVDERMFPEEGSAEGCASGECIPVAEPAAPEPEPPEPEPPPAMAPVATSRDNPNRSLPERWRAAVETVKSTSVRHGTALANGRLQSMKAGEIILGFPPSAAFHKAAVVSPGGKATVDAALASHFGRAVKLTVTDVPQTHDALPGGMGQSLSEQDTQTRNTHEKSTEGKVRSHASVRAILKMLGGEIEHIQVYEPERPPANLPDVPAAPDD
- a CDS encoding phytoene desaturase family protein, which translates into the protein MPDVIVVGAGHNGLVAAAMLARRGLSVTVLEEKDQVGGACKTEYPFRTAPKLGVSTGAYLLGLMPPELLQELQLELPLKRRDPHYFLPTMDKRYLLFGSDERELERQFREFFSEADWNAHVAMNTELAALREDLAPAWLLPPVSLEETAERYVRPALRQHFIHLCRGTAREYLERFGYKSDFVKAMYAVTDAFSGLDGGYDTPGTGMNLLVHNLCRLPGSGGTWMIVEGGMGTVTQRIAALARKHGAQLRTNAKVASVRVDSGVVKGVVLENGEELSAKVVVSNADPFRTMKMMDSEALNKEYRSMVDGMSSPGTTLKVNLCLKSLPTFTCLPEDRGQFGPTIHLLPQEDDVLGALAHGYKEAKAGRLAEFPSIEWYVHTTVDPTLKDEEGHHNSALFVEWVPEKLEGTTWEKEEARYVKHLLSICDRFAPGTSDLVQEYFALTPPKIESHFGITRGHIHHVDNKRGFTDRLPYETPVQGLYFCSAGCHPAGSVIGAAGHNAANVVLQALGR
- the dnaX gene encoding DNA polymerase III subunit gamma/tau → MSYLVLARKWRPQKFDDMTGQEHVVRTIGNAIKMDRVAHAYLFCGPRGVGKTTAARLLAKALNCEQGPTATPCGTCRACTEITAGTSVDVAEIDGASNNGVENVREIRENAKYLPQRDRHKIYIIDEVHMLSGAAFNALLKTLEEPPGHVKFIFATTEAHKLPDTILSRCQRHNFRRISAARMLQRLKEICQAEGAGISEQSLSLVVRQSEGGMRDALSLLDQILASCGPNPTDEAVAEAMGAIDRTVVQDFAEALVRKDAKRVLGRVDEVFNRGLDLKRLAEELALQLRHLFVTKSLGEAPAELAESEQKALLALAKEADTAQLSRLFDIVHGCIWDVSRAAQPRLALEMALLKAIQLSPAGSIPDLLARVERLSAGLGAEGAAKSTTGAPGGRPGPANFRV